Within uncultured Roseibium sp., the genomic segment AGGCGATCAGCGCCAGGATGACATCATACCAGGGTACGACCGTCCGGCTTGAAAACCGGCGTGCCGGCAGCTCGAGAAAAGCAATCGGCAGGACCAGGGCAAGAACCGCGGCAAAGAACTGCTGCGGGTAAAAACCAAGGCCAAGATAGCGGGGCACGGACAGCGCCCAGCAGATCGTCGTCAACGTCAAGAGAGCTGCCAGCACATCGGCGATCGGGCGCCGGATTGCCGGAGAGAGACCGCTTTGGCCTCTCCCTTCCGTTTGGTCCTGCACGGGTGCGTCCTCAGTCCAGACCAGCTTCTTTGAAGAACTTCAAGGCGCCGGGATGGAATTCGGCAATGCCCGGATCCCCTTTGATATCCGCCGGATTGAACGCATTGAACGCTTTGAACGTGCCGGCCATGACGTCCTTGCCTTCATAAATGGCCTTCGCCATCGCATAAACGACATCGTCCGGCACATCGGCATGGGTGAAGATCACCTGCGGAAACGCGATATAGGTCGCATCTTCGAGAACGCCCGGGGACGAGCCGGCCTTCATCTTGGAGAAGAATGCGGTCGGCCAATGTTTACGGGCCTTGGCCAGGGCTTCGTCGCTGTCATCGGCAACCGGCAGGGCACGCAGTCCGCCGACGGAGGCATCCGCTTCGCGGACCTTGCCCGCGCCATGGGCGAAGATAAAGCCATCGGAATCGTTGGCCATGAAAGCCTGAGCCCCGGCAACAACCGATGTGACATAAACCGGGGACACGTCTTTGCGGGTCATGTCCGCAGTGGCATAGACCGCATCGAGCTGCGGCAGGATGGTGTTCTGGGCGGTATAGCCGTCCGTCATCCGCTTGCCTTTCAGATCGGCGAGCGTCTTGATGTCGCTGTCAGCGCGAACGAAAATCGCTTCCTTGAGCGGCATCAGCATGGCCACGACCCGAAGGTTCGGGTTCTTCACGCCGTTCCACCAGGCCTCACCGGAAATCGCGTAATTCACTTCCTGCAGGTTGGAAACGCCGAATTCGATCCCACCGGAATTCACAAACGGAATGAACTGGTTCGGGCTGGTGGCCGGCTGGACGGTCGTGTTGAGCCCTGCCTCATTGGCCGCATTGGCGACCGCCGTGCCGATGTTGTGGAACAGCGACCCCGGGTTCGACGTCGCGATCCCGGCGGTCTGTGCCTGAGCGGATCCTGCCGCGACCATCGCGACGGCTGCCGCGGCGAAGGCGGTTGCCTTGAAAAATCTTGTCATGTGGTTCCTCCCTTTGATCGTCGCCGCCTCCGAAAGGCGACAAAAATCCCAATAATTGAGATTTCCGTCCATTTATTACTTGCAATAGCGGCTTTGACAAGTCCATTTTGTCGCAGTCCGGCGACAAAATTCAGCCGACCTGGGAGGGAATGAATGACGTCACAGCATCCGCGCGAGCCGAAAAACGGCGCTGAATCCGTACTGCTCGGCCTGAAAAGGGCCGGCGTGGATTATCTGTTTGCAAATGCGGGAACCGATTTCCCGCCGATCATTGAAGCGCTGACTGCACTGCCGGCTGACGAGATCCCGGAACCGGTGACAGTGCCCCACGAAACCGCATCGGTCGCCATGGCCCATGGCTATTACCTTGTGACCGGCAAGGCCCAGGCGGTGATGGTCCATGTGAACGTCGGGCTCGCCAATGCCGCCATGGGCGTCATCAACGCCGCGAGCGATAATATCCCGGTCCTGGTCATGTCCGGACGGACCCCGATCACGGAAACGGGCCGCATGGGAAGCCGGGCAACCCCGATCCAGTACGGCCAGGAGCAATACGACCAGGCCTCCCTGATCCGCGACGTCACCAAGTTCAACTACGAAATGCGCTATCCCGAACAGGGCGATGCGCTCGTGAGCCGAGCCTTGTCTCTGGCGACCAGCGCGCCGGAAGGGCCTGCCTATATCAGCCTGCCGCGCGAACCGCTTGGCGCAGACATTCCCGAAAGCGCGAAACAGCCCGCGCGCCTGCGGCCCGCGGTTACCCCGGCAAGCCCGGATCCGGAAGCAATTGGCCAACTCGCGGCCTGGCTCGTCGAAGCGGAGCGGCCCGTGATCCTGTGTCAGCGCGGCGATACCGAATGCCGCCTGTCGGCCGCTTTGTCAGGGCTTGCGGAGAGCCATGGCATCGGCATTGCAGAACCCTTTGTCGTGCGCAACGTGATGGCGAGCGATCATCCGATGTTTCTCGGCTACGACCCCGCCGCCGCCGTTGCGGGCGCCGACCTGATTATCGTACTCGACACCGACATTCCCTGGATCGAACGGTTTCACGCCCCTTCCGAAGACGTGAAGATCGTCCATATCGGTCCCGACCCGCATTTCGCCCGCATGCCGGTGCGCAACTACAAGACGGATCTCGCCATCGGCTCCGATCCGGTCCGCGCCATCGAAGCCCTGTCCGCCGCCTTGCGAACGGATGAAGACCGCGTCCGGAAACGCAAAAGCCACGTGGCGTCGGAGATCGCAACGCGGCGCGAGAAGATGGCGGGCCTGATTGCGAAGGGAGCGGACGATCCCATCGGGGCCGAGTTCCTCAGTCGCACGCTTTCGGACGTGATGGGGGACGATGCCGCCGTTTTCTGCGAGCTTGGCGTTGTCCCGGGAGCTATGGAACTGAAGGGGCCAAACCGGATGTTCATGAACGTCCATGCCGGCGGCCTCGGCTGGGCCTTTCCGGCAGCCCTCGGCGCGCAGCTGGCAGACCGGGACCGGCTTTGCGTCGCCTGTATGGGCGACGGCTCCTACATCTTTTCCAACCCGGTCGCCTGCCACCAGATTTCCGAGGCATTGGAATTGCCCGTCCTGGTGATCATCAAGAACAACGGTATGTGGAACGCGGTCCGGCGTTCCGTCGTCAACGCCTACAAGGACGGCGCCGCCGCCAAGGCGAACACCATGCCGCTGACGTCCCTGCAGCCGGCGCCCGACTATCTGCAGGTCGCCGCCGCCAGCCGCGCCTTCACCGCCCGTGTCACCCACGGCTCTGACCTGCGCAGCTCCCTGGAAGCGGCGATCGACGCGATCCGCACCGAAAAGCGTCAGGCCGTCCTCGACGTGAGGGTCGCCGTTTCCGACAGTTACTGAAACCGGCCCTCAGGAGACCGCCACGGGCGGGGCGAGATCGTCCTGCCCGGCAGCGGTTCCTTCCGTTCCGGTTGCTTCCAACTGACTTTTTGCTTTCGGCTCGCGGCCAAAGAACAGCGCATAGGCGGCCGGCAGCACGAAGATCGTGAGAACGGTCGCAACCATGATGCCGCCCATCATGGCGTAGGCGAGCGGTCCCCAGAATACGCCACGGGAAATCGGGATCAGGGCCAGAACCGCGACCAGCGCCGTGAGCATGATCGGCCGGAACCGGCGCACGGCAGCCCCCACGATGGCTTCGGGCCGCGGCATGCCCGCCGCGATATCCTGATCGATCTGATCGATGAGAATGATCGAATTGCGGATGATGATCCCGAGCAGCGCGATGACGCCCAGAATGGCGACGAAGCCGAAAGGCGCGCCACTGATCAGGAGCGCGGCCGCCGCACCGATGATGCCGAGCGGCCCTGTCGCGAGCACCAGCATGACCTTGCCGAAATGCTGCAGCTGGACCATCAGCAGGACGACGATCACAAGCAGCATGACCGGCGCCTTGGCGGCAATCGACGCCTGGCTTTCCGCACTGTCCTCTGCGCCGCCCTGGATCTGGATCTTGTAGCCCGGGGCAAGGCTGTCGCGCAGAGGCTTCAGCTCTTCGAAAAGCTTCATCACCACGTCGTTCGACTGGACGCCATCGGGCACGGTCGCCCGCACGGTAATCGTGGGCAGGCGGTCCCGGCGCCACTCGATCCCCTGTTCGAGGACCGGCACGACCCGCGCAATCTGGGACAGGGGAACATAGGTGCCCAGATCCGTGGGAATATCGATCGAGTTCACCGCATCGAGCAGATGGCGGTTCTGCTCAGGCTCCCGCGCGACGATGGCGATCGTCTCTTCGCCGGCACGCATGTCGGACAGCGGCGCGCCGCTCATGGTCGCCTGAAGCATCTGGCGCAACCGCTTGGAACTCACGCCCAATGCACGGGCCCGGTCCTGGTCGACCACCAGCTTCATGGCCGGGACCGGCTCGAGCCAGTCGTCATGGATCGCCCCGAGAATCGGGTTTTCGCGGTAGGCGGCCTTGACCTCGTTGGCAATGCGCCGGACTTCCGCACGGTCGGGGCCCATGACACGCATCTGCACCGGCCAGCCGGTCGGCGGACCGAGGAAAAGCCGGTCGACCTTGAACCGCACATCCGGGAAGTCGGCCGCCAGTATCTCCCGTAATTTTACGATCAGCCGTTCGCGGGACGGTTCGTCATTGGCCATCACCAGGAGCTGGGCGAAATTGGGATTGCGGAGCTGCTGGTCGAGCGGCAGGAAGAAGCGCGGCGCGCCCTCACCGATATAGGTTGCGACGAACCGCTTGTCCGGGTCGTCCATGATGCGACTTTCCAGCGCCTTTGCCCGGCTTTCCACTTGGCGGATGCTGGTGCCTTCCGGCAGCCACATATCGACCAGGATTTCCGGCCGCGAGGACTGCGGAAAGAAGTTCTGCGGAATGAACTGAAACGCCCACAGGCTGGTGCCGAAAGTAACGAAGGTCAGGATCAGAACGATGATCCGGTGACGCACGGACCAGGCGACCGAGGCACGAAGCCGCCGGTAAAAGCCCGTGTCGAAGACATCCTTGTGGCTTCCAGCGTGCTGCCGCTCCTTCAGGATCATGTGGCCGAGCCACGGCGTGAAATAGACGGCTACGAACCAGGACACCACCAGCGCGATACCAACCACGTAGAAAAGCGTGCGCACGTATTCACCGGCGGTCGATTCGGCAAAGCCGACCGGAATGAAGCCGGCCGTCGTGATCAGCGTTCCGGTGAGCATCGGAAAGGCGGTGGATGTATAGGCAAACCCCGCCGCGTCCAGCTTGACCAGCCCCTCTTCCAACTTCCGTTCCATGAGTTCAACAACGATCATGGCGTCATCGACCAGCAGGCCGAGCGCAATGATCAGCGCCCCCAGCGAAATGCGCTGCAGGTCGATGCCAAGTTCGTACATCAGGGCAAAGGTGGCTGCGAGCACCAGCGGTATGGCAATGGCGATCACCAGGCCGGAACGCCAGCCGATGGAGAGGAACGACACGACCAGAACGATCACAAGCGCTTCGCCCAGCGCGCGCATGAACTCGCCGATCGCTTCGCGCACCACTTCCGGCTGGTCGGAGATTCGGTCGACATGTACCCCGTGGGGCAAGCTTGCCTCGAAGCGTTGGTAGGTGTCTTCGACGGCCGTTCCGACCTCGGTCACGTTGAAGCCCTTGGCCATGACCACGCCGATCTGGACGCTGTCGTGACCGTTGAACCGGTACTTGCGCTGATAGGGATCCTCCAGGCCCGCCGTCACGCTGGCGATGTCGCCGAGTCGTGTGACCTGCCCGCCGGCCTTCAGGCGCAACTCGCGAATGTCCTCGACGGAGCGGATCCCGCCGTCGACCGAAATCCGCACGGACCGCCCGCCCGCATCGATGCTTCCGGCCGGATCGACCGCATTCTGTCCGGCCAGGGCATCGCGCAGGTCGGTATAGGTCAGACCCCGTTCCGACAGGGCGTGCGAGGACACGTCGATATAGATCTTCTGCGGCTGATCGCCGATGATGACAGCCTTTTCCACCCCTGGCGTCGTCAGCAGCATGTCGCGCGCCTGGATGGCGAAGTCCTTCAGTTCCGGATAGCTGTAGCCGTTGCCGGACAGCGAATGGAGGGTGATGAACGTGTCACCGAATTCATCGTTGAAATAAGGACCGTAGAGACCTTCCGGCAGTTCGCCCGCGATATCGCCAACCTTCTTGCGCACCTGGTAGAAGGCGTCGGCCACTTCTTCGGAATTCGTGTCCCCCTTCACCTGCAGGGTGATGATGGCGCTGCCCGCGCGGGTATAGGACCGCACGAAATCGAGATGCGGCGTTTCCTGAAGCTTGCGCTCGATCTTGTTGACCACCTGATCCTGCATGTCGGTGATCGATGCGCCCGGCCAAGACGCCTGGATCACCATCACACGGAACGTGAAGTCGGGATCTTCCTTCTGCCCCATGCGCATAAGGCCCAGCGCGCCGGCGATAATGATCAGACCGAACAGGAACCGCGCGATGCTGGGATGGCCGATCGCCCAGCGGGAAAGGTTGAATGAACCGTTTTCGTTGGACGAGGACATACGCAACTCGCTTTATGGATCAGCGGGTAAGACTGGAGGGCGCAATGCGCCCGGCCGCCAGGGCGGTGTGTTTCGTGACACCGTCCGGCAGCTTGACCTTGAGGTTTTCGGTCATGAACTGGGTTCCGGCGGAGATCACCAGATCGCCGGTCTTCAGACCGTTGGATACCCGGACGCCGTCGCCGGAGAACTCGCTGACCGTGACCGGGCGGGCGTGGACCGTTTCATCCACCGGGTTGACCGTCCAGACGATACTCTTGTCCTGATCGCCGCGGGAAAGGGCCGCCAGCGGTACGGAATAGAAATCTTCACCGGCCTTCTCGGAGGTATTGACGAAGGCGGTCATGCCGAGCAGCACCCGGTCATCGGCTGGCAGGGAAATCCGGACGGCGAATGTGCGCGACGCCGGATCGGCGCTGCCGGAGACTTCCCGCACGCGGCCGTTGAACTTGAGATCCTTGTTTGACCAAAGCCCGACTTCGACCCGCTTTCCGGGCTTGAACGACAGGACATCGGTTTCAGGAACGGCGATCGCCACTTCCTTTTCACCGTCGGCGGCGATGGTCACGACCGGGCTGCCGGCGGAGACCACCTGGCCGGCTTCCGCCTGGACCGCCGAGATGATGCCCGGCCTGTCGGCCCGAAGTTCGCTGTAGCCGACCTGGTTCCTGGCCTGGTCGAGCTGCGCCTTTGAGGTGTCGCGGTTGGCCTCCGCCTGATTGTAGGAAAGCTGGGCCTGTTCGAGACTGGCCTTTGCCACCCACTTCTTGTCGAAAAGCTGCTGCATCCGCTTCAGGGCAAAAGCGGCGGTTTCCACCTGCCGCTCCGCGGCGCTGAGCGCGGCCTCGGCGCTCTTGACGGAAAGTTCGTAGTCAGTCGGATCGATGCGGGCGAGCAGATCGCCGGCCTTCACGTGATCTCCAACATCCACCTTGCGCTCGACAATCTTGCCCGCGATCCGAAAACCGGCCGCGGTTTCGCTGCGCGCACGCACAATTCCCGAATACTCCAGCTTGCGCACGGATGTGGCCGGAGCGACCTGGACCACCTTGACGGGACGCACCTCATCTTTCTGGACCTCTGCCTGCTTCTCCTGGCAGGCGGCCAGGGCTGCAACAAGCAACAACGGAAATACGGTCTTCCTGATCATACCTTCGGCTTTCCTTGCGAAGGCGCACCGGCGCCTGAAATTGAAATGGATTCAGCCGTGAAAGAACGGCTCAGCTCTTGAGAGCACGAATGGCAAAATCAACGAGTTCGTCGGCCAGCGCCCGGTTTTCCTTGGCCATGCACTGGGTAACGAGCTGCGGATGATGAAGAGAGACGAGGCTGGCACCGAAACATCGTGCGGCGCTGGCGGTATCCTGGGGTCTGAACTCGCCGGCTTCGATACCTTCGACGATGATGCTCTCGATGAGGGCGTGCAGCCGGTCGATGTGTTTGTCGATGACATGCCAATCGCGCTCGATAGCGACGATCACCATCTCATGGACCTTTTCCTCATCCAACATGGTGTCGACGGTGAACTGGTGCTGGCTCAGGCCGAAGCGCCTGAGACGTTCTTCCGCGCTCAGCGGCAGCGCCGCAATTTCCGAGGCATTTCTGCGGCTTGCCTCCATCATCCGGTGGCAGACGGCCTGATGGATTTCGATCTTGGAGGAGAAGAAGCGGTAGATATTGGCCGTCGACATGCCGAGTTCCCTGGCAATATCGGCAACCGTCGTCTTGGAATAGCCGTAATGCCGGAACAGCGCATCCCCCGCATCGAGGATGCGTGTGGCTGTATCGGTTTGTGAATCGGCTTCGACCGTATCCGCGTCCTGCATGTCAATTCCTGATGAGTGACGATTTTCGAATTTCGTCACACATAAGTAGTAACCCGTCAGGTGTCAATGATACGCGTAAAAGTGGACATGGCGGAAGACAGACTAATCCGCTCCCCGGCAGTCCCCCGGGCGAACGAAGTGGGACCCGGGGCCGGAGAGGCAGAAGCCGGTTCAGTGGGGTAAAAATGATTGCCGGCCCCGGATAAAGCCTCACGGCTTTTCCGGGATAACGGCCTGTTGGTGGGGCAACGTCATAGTAGCCACCACGTCATTCCAGATCTGCACACAGGCTTGCTGCGGTTGTCCGGAAGGACGGAACCGGGAAAATCGCTCAACACGACCAGAGGCGGACTTCCGTCTCTCGATTATTCCGTCTCAGAAAGAACGCCGCGCAGGATGTCGACCATTTCCGATACCTGGGCTTCTTCGACGATCAGCGGCGGCGAAAGGGCGATGATGTCGCCCGTCACCCGGATCAGGAGACCGGCCTCGAAGCATTTGACGAACACCTCATAGGCGCGCTGGCCGATGGCCCCGTCCCGGGAGTCCAGCTCGATCCCGGCAATGATACCGAGATTGCGCACGTCCTTGACGTGGCGCGCGTCTTTGAGCGAATGCATGGTGCTCTCCCAGTGGCCGGCAATGTCGGCGCCACGGGTCAACAGACCGTGCTTTTCGTAGATATCCAGCGTAGCGAGACCCGCGGCACAGGCGACCGGATGGCCGGAATAGGTGTAGCCGTGGAAGAGTTCGATCGCCCCTTCCGGGCCGTTCATGAAGGCCTCGTGGATATGATCCTGCGCGAACACGGCGCCCATGGGAACGACGCCGTTGGTTAGCGCCTTGGCCGTCGTGAACAGGTCCGGCTTCACGCCGAAATAGTCCACGGCGAACGGCGTACCCAGACGGCCGAACCCGGTGATCACCTCATCGAAGATCAGGAGGATGCCGTGCCGGTCGCAGATGGCCCGCAGGCGTTCCAGGTAGCCCTTGGGCGGCACCAGCACACCGGTCGATCCGGCGACCGGCTCGACGATCACCGCGGCAATCGTTTCCGCTCCGTGCAGAGCGACGATGCGCTCAAGATCGTCGGCGAGATGCGCGCCCCACTCCGGCTGACCTTTCGAAAACGCGTTGTGCTCAAGATCGTGGGTGTGCGGCAGGTGATCGACGCCGGTCAGAAGCGTGCCGAAGTGGCGCCGGTTGTTGACGATGCCGCCCACCGAAATGCCGCCGAAGCCGACGCCGTGGTAGCCGCGCTCCCGGCCGATCAGCCGTGTCCGGCCCGCATCGCCACGGGCACGGTGATAAGCCAGTGCGATCTTCAGCGCCGTGTCGACCGACTCCGATCCGGACCCGGTGAAGAAGACATGATCGAACCCGTCCGGCGCAATCTGCTTCAGCCGCTCGGCGAATTCGAACGCGATCGGATGGCCCATCTGAAAGGACGGTGCGTAGTCCAGGTTGGAAAGCTGCCGGGCGACCGCATCGGTGATCTCAGCATTGCCGTGGCCGGCATTGCAGCACCACAGGCCCGCCGTCCCGTCGAGGATCGTGCGGCCATCATCCGACTGGTAATGCATGCCCTTGGCCGAGACCAGCATGCGCGGGTTCTGCTTGAACTGCCGGTTCGCGGTGAACGGCATCCAGTAGGCATCCAGAACCTGATTGGAACGGTTTTCAGTACGGTCGACGACAGCATCCATGGCACTTCTCCTCAGCAACCGGGAATAGAAGGCCTTGATTTCAGTCGGAAGAAAAGTCTGTTTCTTCAATCCGGCAAGTTACTGGTTTTCATCGAGTTCCATGTGTATGTGTTTATGATGATAAACACACTAAACACGGATGACTTCTCCAAAGACGTCGGCCTCAGGCTGCGCGCGATCCGCGAAGCGCATGGCTATTCCCAGCGGGAACTGGCCAAGCGGGCCGGTGTCACCAACGGTTTCATCTCCCAGCTCGAAGCGGCGAAGATCAACACATCTCTCAGCGCCTTGAAGCGGGTGCTGGACGGCATCCCCATCGGTCTGTCGGAATTCTTCGCCTACGAACCGGAACGCCAGGGCAAGGTGTTCTTCGCAGCCGAGGAACTGACCGAAATCGGCAAGGGAAAGATTTCCTACAGGCAGGTGGGCAACAACCTGTTCGGCCATGACCTGCAGATGCTCTACGAGGTCTATGAGCCCGGTGCCGATACCGGCCGGGTGATGCTCAGCCACGAGGGCGAGGAAGCCGGCATCGTCATGGAAGGCCATATCGAGATCACCGTCGGCGACCAGCGCAAGGTGCTGGGGCCGGGCGATGCCTACATGTTCAAGAGCACGACGCCGCACCGGTTCAAGGCACTCAGAAACAAACGCTGCGTCGTCGTCAGCGCTTGCACCCCGCCGACGTTTTGAGGCGCAGAACTTCGAATTTCCGTCGCCATCAGCCTTTCAACAGACCGGCCACGGCAAAGGCGGCGGCCGAAGCCGTTGCCGTCAAAACGGTGCCCCAGACCATATCGACGACGCTGACGGTCAGGGACCAGCCCTTGACGGTTGCCAGGTTGGTCATGTCATAGGTTCCGTAGGCGAGCAAGCCCAGCAGCGCGCCGTTCACAAGCGTGACGGCGACGCTTTCCTTCTGCAGGCCGGGCAGGACAGCGAAATAGACGATGCCGGCGATATAGGCGAGGTAAAACAGCCCGGCTGCCGTCATGTCGGGACGGTCTCTCAGAAGGTCACCGATGTGGGTGCGGTAGAAGCCGATCGCCACCCGGCTCAGCCAGAGATAGTCGAGACTGAAAAAGACCACCGCCGCGGAAACATAACTGAGCACCAGAACGCGCATTCGTCTCTCCTCAGATACCCAGCATCGGCTGGACCAGTCGCAACAGGCGGCTCTTGAAGCGAAGCGGCGCGTCCGTGACCGCGAGACAGATGCAGTCTTCCTCGTCACCGGCGATCGGCTGATGCTCCAGATCCTCGTCCGCATCCTCCAGATCGCCCCGGCCGTAACGCCCGGTCGCATCGCTGAAACTTCCAGACAGAACGAGTGTGAGTTCGCGCCCGCCGTGGCCGTGCTCCGGCACCGGTTTGCCGGCAGGGATGCGCAGCAGGCGCACGCTCGTTTCCTCATCCCCTGTCGGCACCAGAACCTGATACGCGCCCCGGCCCAGCGCTTTCCATTTCAGCTGTTCCACGTCGGAGCCGACATAATTTCTGAGCGGCGCGGGCAGGACATAATCACCGCGAGACTCGTCAACCTTCGGTGACGGGTTGGCGGCTGGAGGAGGAGCCTGAGCTATCCGCTGCCGGAGGGCTTGCCAAGAGGTATCAACCGATCGTTCCGCCGGCTCGATCTTCTCAAGCATATCCCCGGCAGCCGCCTCGAAGCGGGCAAGCCGTGCCCGACAGTCAGGACACAGCGCAAGGTGCGTGGCCACCGCCAGGCTCCAGCCTTCCGTCAGATCACCCATTGCATAAGCTGCGAGCAGTTCGTCCCGAATATGATGACGCGGTTTCATCATCGTTCCCCCAGGCTCTTGCGAAGCTTGGCGATCGCCATGCGAATGCGCGATTTCACGGTCCCGAGCGGCAACCCGTATTCCTCGGCGAGGTCCGAATGCGAGACGTCACCGTAAAACGACCGCTGAACGAGTTCACGCTGTTCTTCAGGCAGCTCTTTCAGGGCCGTACGGACCCTTTCCGCTTCCTGCCTGTTCTGGAATTCCACATCGGCCGGCTCGATGTCATCGGGGACAAAGGCCGGATCGTTCGGATCGAATTCCGGCCGGTTCTGCTTGCGATAGGCGGATATGAAGGTGTTGCGCGCGATCGTGAAGATCCACGTCGAGGCTTTTCCCTTGTCGGGATCGAACAGTGCGGCCTTGTTCCACACCAGCATCATCGTTTCCTGCATCAGTTCTTCTGCGGTCTGATGGTTGCCGGTGTGGCGCATCATGTAGGCCTTCACCCGCGGACCAAAATGTCGGAACAGTTTCTCGAAGGCGTCGACATCCCGCGCCCGCGCCACAGCTGCGATCAACCGTGACATGTCTTCGGGGTCTTCGGTCATGAGAGTTCCGCGCACTGATGTCATCGCGACGCCGCGTGGTTTCCGCACCGGATGTGCGGACCATCTGGCGAACGCAAGTCCATTGTGGCATCGCTCGGCCGACTGGGAAACTGTTATTGTCATGCAGCTCTTACGCGCCGTTTGGCGCGGTGGATCACGGCACATAAAATATTTTTTGCACCGATCCGACGGCAGCCTTCATGCGTAACCCTATCCAACACACAACAGAAACGGTTGGTTAGCGATGAGCTTTCGGGGCAATACAGATTTTCATGCAGGCAATGCGCGGATCGCCGTCATCGGCTCCGGTATTTCCGGTCTCTCGGCCGCCTGGCTGCTGTCGCAATCAAAAGACGTCACGCTGTTCGAAGCCGAAGCCCGTGCGGGAGGCCATTCCAACACGGTCGATGTCGAAACCATTACCGGAAAGACTTCGGTCGACACCGGCTTCATCGTCTACAACGACAAGAATTACCCGAACCTCGTCGCACTGTTTGATCATCTTGGCGTGCCGACGGAAGCCTCCGACATGTCCTTTTCCGCCTCGCTTGATGGCGGCCGATTCGAATATTCCGGCTCGGGCCTTTCAGGCCTGCTGAGCCAGCGAACCAACGTGATCAGTCCCCGCTTCTGGTCGATGCTGAGCGGCATCCTGCGGTTCTACCGTGAAGCCCCCGAAACTTTGAATCGCCCCGATATCGCGAACCTTTCGCTCGGCGCGTTTCTGGACAAGGAAGGTTACAGCCGCACCTTCATCGAGGATCACCTTCTGCCCATGGGCGCAGCGATCTGGTCGACCACCGCAAGTGAAATGCGCGCCTATCCGCTAGAGGCCTTTATACGGTTTTTCGCCAATCACGGGCTCCTGCTTCTCAAGGACCGGCCGCAATGGCGGACCGTCACCGGCGGCAGCCGCGCCTATGTCAAACGCCTCCTCGGCGCCTTCAGCGGCACCTTGCGTTTTGGCTTACCGGTGGTCGAAATCCGCCGCGACGATCTCGGCGTCACGATCACCTGCGCCAACGGACAATCGGACCGGTTTGCCCAGGTCGTGATCGCGACCCATGCGGATCAGACGCTCCGCCTGCTTGCCGATCCGGACTCTGAAGAGCAAAACCTGTTGGGTAGCTTCGGCTACACGGAAAACACCGCCGTTCTGCATTCCGATCCTGGTCTCATGCCGAAGCGCAAGGCCGCCTGGGCAAGCTGGAATTACATCGGCGAAAAACGCGGCAACGGCAAAGAGCAGTTGTGCGTGACTTACTGGATGAACCGGCTCCAGAACCTGAAGACCGACGTGCCCCTGTTCGTGACGCTGAACCCGAGCCGGGAAATCGACGCCCGGAACATCCACAAAAGCTTCGATTACACCCATCCGCTCTTCGACGGCAACG encodes:
- a CDS encoding TetR family transcriptional regulator, producing the protein MQDADTVEADSQTDTATRILDAGDALFRHYGYSKTTVADIARELGMSTANIYRFFSSKIEIHQAVCHRMMEASRRNASEIAALPLSAEERLRRFGLSQHQFTVDTMLDEEKVHEMVIVAIERDWHVIDKHIDRLHALIESIIVEGIEAGEFRPQDTASAARCFGASLVSLHHPQLVTQCMAKENRALADELVDFAIRALKS
- a CDS encoding aspartate aminotransferase family protein translates to MDAVVDRTENRSNQVLDAYWMPFTANRQFKQNPRMLVSAKGMHYQSDDGRTILDGTAGLWCCNAGHGNAEITDAVARQLSNLDYAPSFQMGHPIAFEFAERLKQIAPDGFDHVFFTGSGSESVDTALKIALAYHRARGDAGRTRLIGRERGYHGVGFGGISVGGIVNNRRHFGTLLTGVDHLPHTHDLEHNAFSKGQPEWGAHLADDLERIVALHGAETIAAVIVEPVAGSTGVLVPPKGYLERLRAICDRHGILLIFDEVITGFGRLGTPFAVDYFGVKPDLFTTAKALTNGVVPMGAVFAQDHIHEAFMNGPEGAIELFHGYTYSGHPVACAAGLATLDIYEKHGLLTRGADIAGHWESTMHSLKDARHVKDVRNLGIIAGIELDSRDGAIGQRAYEVFVKCFEAGLLIRVTGDIIALSPPLIVEEAQVSEMVDILRGVLSETE
- a CDS encoding cupin domain-containing protein; this translates as MINTLNTDDFSKDVGLRLRAIREAHGYSQRELAKRAGVTNGFISQLEAAKINTSLSALKRVLDGIPIGLSEFFAYEPERQGKVFFAAEELTEIGKGKISYRQVGNNLFGHDLQMLYEVYEPGADTGRVMLSHEGEEAGIVMEGHIEITVGDQRKVLGPGDAYMFKSTTPHRFKALRNKRCVVVSACTPPTF
- a CDS encoding DUF2177 family protein, translating into MRVLVLSYVSAAVVFFSLDYLWLSRVAIGFYRTHIGDLLRDRPDMTAAGLFYLAYIAGIVYFAVLPGLQKESVAVTLVNGALLGLLAYGTYDMTNLATVKGWSLTVSVVDMVWGTVLTATASAAAFAVAGLLKG
- a CDS encoding ChrR family anti-sigma-E factor, with the translated sequence MKPRHHIRDELLAAYAMGDLTEGWSLAVATHLALCPDCRARLARFEAAAGDMLEKIEPAERSVDTSWQALRQRIAQAPPPAANPSPKVDESRGDYVLPAPLRNYVGSDVEQLKWKALGRGAYQVLVPTGDEETSVRLLRIPAGKPVPEHGHGGRELTLVLSGSFSDATGRYGRGDLEDADEDLEHQPIAGDEEDCICLAVTDAPLRFKSRLLRLVQPMLGI
- a CDS encoding sigma-70 family RNA polymerase sigma factor, coding for MTEDPEDMSRLIAAVARARDVDAFEKLFRHFGPRVKAYMMRHTGNHQTAEELMQETMMLVWNKAALFDPDKGKASTWIFTIARNTFISAYRKQNRPEFDPNDPAFVPDDIEPADVEFQNRQEAERVRTALKELPEEQRELVQRSFYGDVSHSDLAEEYGLPLGTVKSRIRMAIAKLRKSLGER
- a CDS encoding FAD-dependent oxidoreductase, which codes for MSFRGNTDFHAGNARIAVIGSGISGLSAAWLLSQSKDVTLFEAEARAGGHSNTVDVETITGKTSVDTGFIVYNDKNYPNLVALFDHLGVPTEASDMSFSASLDGGRFEYSGSGLSGLLSQRTNVISPRFWSMLSGILRFYREAPETLNRPDIANLSLGAFLDKEGYSRTFIEDHLLPMGAAIWSTTASEMRAYPLEAFIRFFANHGLLLLKDRPQWRTVTGGSRAYVKRLLGAFSGTLRFGLPVVEIRRDDLGVTITCANGQSDRFAQVVIATHADQTLRLLADPDSEEQNLLGSFGYTENTAVLHSDPGLMPKRKAAWASWNYIGEKRGNGKEQLCVTYWMNRLQNLKTDVPLFVTLNPSREIDARNIHKSFDYTHPLFDGNALAAQANLWQLQGRRRTWFCGAYFGSGFHEDGLQSGLAVAEELGGMKRPWTLENPSDRIVGPEQRPEMRIAAE